The region ATAGAAACaagaaaattttatggGCAATTTTATGAAGCTGTATCATCAAGTTCATCGATAGCAAACAAATTAATTCCAATTTTATCGATATTTGGTGCAATAGCAATTTTTTTAGGAATTTCTTATAAGGTAAATAACAaggaatttaaaaattattttcattatatatatacaaactCTAGCAAAAAATCATACGTTTACCGTTTTTGTATTAGTATTCGTTATTTGGATTTCGGAAACGAGatcaaaaacaaaaattaagagaaaagctaaaaaaataaagaaggATACtgataattaatatatgattcGAAGAGAGTGGCTATTTCAggaatagtaataatgatTGATATAATTTAAGAAATTGTCTATTGAGAAGTATTCTttgcataatttttatatagtttttatgTTGTGGGCCAGGGATGATGCTATGTTTGTGGAACCCATATTCGTGTTAGGGTTAAGtattatattgtatttaattttgtataattttgtattttattgttaattttGAGTTAATGGTTTATGGGTCAATTGATCGAATATTGTAATCGATATAGAAAAATGATCCCAAAGTATCGATTTGGTCCTAGAAGAGAACGttgatttaaataattacaatGTATGATATGAGAAACTGGGGGAGAATGAAGGGAAGTAAGGAAAAACATGAAAAAGGTTATAAATTGAAGAAATGGTAAATTCGTAAATTGAGTTTATGAGGaaatgaaattattaaatacaCAGAATGTTATGGAGGCCGATCCTGTaccatttattaatttattttttgttgtttataaaaaaaaaaattctttagaataataaatttaattaactTATATTTGAAGTTGGATTtaaagaataataaatagcaaatttttctattaatataaagaaatattgtatatatatgatacaTGCCAAGAACTTGtttcttattttataataaaacataaaataaattctcTATTATACTGAATTATAATACTTTGtctttaattattatttataaaagtCAAAATATTGTATTGTTTGAATACAAAAAGTGTCTTATCATCTGTTAAATGAAtctaatgaaaataaagttaATGGAATTAagtatatttcatttttcgatttggaataaaaataaactgGTTCtgtgtattattttttgcgatttaatattataattgaTTGTTTTTTGAGctacatttaaaaatatgaatattttatattattttaatagaaataatatatttgttgtatactatgaaatatatttttaagtaaaattattacataCCAAtctatgaaaaaaaaatatttttacacaAAAGTGGCAAATAAAATGGAGAATAATATTAagtaatatttaaaattggGGGGTATAACAAATAAGAAACCatttaaatgtaaataGAAACGGtgttttgttaatttttcattatacttgtatttattcatataaaaaaatatatgtatctaatattttattattttaattgatatttattaattttttcgtattaaaaaataatagaaaaatataagtttaCAAAATATCACAAGTGtatcattaaatatatcaatgtattataaattatattaaaagcCTATTTGTGTAACAAATTtccaaaaaatacatttcatggaaaaattattatatctatatatttttgtaattaaaatattaaaaatagtatattttttagagaaaatatgatatttatatccataaatacgtttaatgaatataacGAAGTTTATTCAACGGTTACATAAATGAATTCTATAAAGAATGCAAAAAATTagtaaatgaaataaatatcatttttttttaatatattcatttattcataaattttagaacaaaaaactaataatattattatttttggaataaatatcaatttatcatcattatttcaaactaaatttattatttcatttatttatgaataaagttaaaaatgaaagtccgtattttaaaatatttttttttttcaattattattattttttttgaatacGCCAAAAACGTAAGTTAcacattattttattttattattaataatatttcattatagTTTTTGTATCTATTGTTTTACATTAACCTTATATCATTGTCTCATGTGTCGGTAAAGCACGTGTGTTAAGTTAAAGaaacaattaaaattaattgcaaatatgttaataaatattttatttctttgcAGGAACTATACTTTGTAAACGATAGAGGGATGTACCTTGAAAGGAATGTAATAAACTTTAGAAATAGTAGGATATTAGCAGATGCAGATAACCAATTTgatttaaatgaattttatgaatCAACTTTGAGTCTTGCAAGTCAACTTGGTGATTTTGTTGAAGGTAACAAAGAAATAACACACCTTCGAAATATTATAGATTCACATATAAAGAAGCATAAAGAAAATGCTACATTACccaatttaaataatttagatAAAAGAACTAAAAAGataatttataaacttcaaaaagaattagaagaagtaaaaaaagagcttgataataaaagtaatagtgaaataataacaaaagtGATAcaagataaaataataactaaaacagatgaaaataattatgtatCAGAATATGAATACTTTAAACAATTGAAAAATGTACGAAAGATAGACAAATTGTACAAAGGATTAAAAGTGAGGGCAATGCTGatgttttttctttctttgGTGATACTACTATCAGGATCCTTTAACGTCGCATTTGTTATTATGAGTTTATTGCTTTCAGTTGAAACATTTGTTAGATCTTATCAATACATTAAATTACTCTTtaaagtatataaaattccccgaaaattaaaaacatcAAAATAacactttttattatatatgtttaaatgaataaaaataatatatttaatattttatggcATAAAAAGTTACactttttacattttatataataattaaatataatttaattgcttgttatattattatatattttaatttgatatataatcacgttgtataattaatttaccTGTGTTTGTCGCTTTCAAAAACTCATTTATCCTTATTTTCatgcacatatattatgtattaatGAGTTTTTAATGTACTATTTTTTAGCtagtatttataattattttaaataaactaATTTAAGTACACTTattgataaaattataagttATATTGATGGTTCAAATTTAGGTTTAGAGTTGCGTTTTGGAGAACTTGTATTTTGGGTCATGGTCCTGTACTGTGGGTTATAGTTTTGCTCTATGGAATCGGTGTTTTGGGTTAgggttatatttttattaatttgtttataatttgatcatatttatttgtctATAAATGGTGATTAAATATACAAGTCATCCCTATATGTTTAATCTCAAGCTGAAGTCTAAATATGCAACCAAAAAAGGGGTATCGTCATCAATATGAAAAGGGACGcataacattttttcataagttataatatatataattgagTGTCAATATCGATTTAATATggttaaaataaaatctcacattgcatatattaatatatatgttgactatatatgaattaatattattctaTATCAGGGTTGTCTATTATATAAAGCTTGTTAATCAGGGACTATAATGAATTATGaataacataatatatttctttatttgatgAACATTATATTTAGTAAAGTTTATAAAGTGTGTTACAAATactttaatttaaattatattataccAACTTAACTGTAATAATAGCATTATATATGAGGCTGAGAGCGAATTATAGtaaaattcattttgaatattcatCTACattacaatatatattcggATTAATATGTgtgtttttaatattaattaaacatattacaaatatataataggtAATCATAAAATAAGATACATAAATACTGGTCGAGAATCGACAATATAACATTgtctataaaatattattatgcttttaatatttttagtaatacataaaaaatcgaactatatatacaatattttttaagttttaaTTGTAGTTACTAttatctttttatatttcctttacatttgtattaaaattaattagtATTAATAGAAATTGCTTTATATGccataatttatttatcataagatataataatagattAATAactattcatttttaaactTCGTAGTTTTGaggtataaataaattatattttaaaataattaaaaaagtaaaatataagtataataataaaatttaatgttaTAGTTTGttctaataatttttctaataattataaatagtaTGATATATAGAATAGCGTTATTgttctaatatatatataacattttatcAAACACTAAGCactaaatatatcaaattcggaaacatataaaattatatattaatgtaaagtatatataaaaagtatgtaataattaatttaatttgaactaataatatttttattaggttattatatatataaaaa is a window of Plasmodium berghei ANKA genome assembly, chromosome: 10 DNA encoding:
- a CDS encoding fam-b protein, coding for MKVRILKYFFFSIIIIFFEYAKNELYFVNDRGMYLERNVINFRNSRILADADNQFDLNEFYESTLSLASQLGDFVEGNKEITHLRNIIDSHIKKHKENATLPNLNNLDKRTKKIIYKLQKELEEVKKELDNKSNSEIITKVIQDKIITKTDENNYVSEYEYFKQLKNVRKIDKLYKGLKVRAMLMFFLSLVILLSGSFNVAFVIMSLLLSVETFVRSYQYIKLLFKVYKIPRKLKTSK